A genomic region of Caenorhabditis elegans chromosome V contains the following coding sequences:
- the egl-8 gene encoding 1-phosphatidylinositol 4,5-bisphosphate phosphodiesterase (Confirmed by transcript evidence): MAKEFQFNWKPTIIPELLHGSVFDRYDDESTCLELNAQVRIDENGFFLRWLIEGKDAVVLDMGQIWEARTGGLPKDGRIMFELEQRGASETIAERTIWITHGQDLVNVQSFFLVAESVELAKTCRAGINDILKSSRIRHVCPTTQLMKYHTWLTMNVNERRKIPIKLIIKTFSSGKPEKMVQKCLNDLGLGGDKYTPARVINRSMGKKFRNFYKCSRGRKRKEREELDVDILTFEKFQRLYNKICPRTEVQELFVKLSGQKEYLTKERLINFLNEEQRDPRLNEILFPFFDSQRIVALLKKHENDIKYQEDGKMSGDGFLRFLMSDENPPVFLDRIEMFMDMDQPLCHYYINSSHNTYLTGRQYGGKSSSEIYRQVLLSGCRCIELDCWDGTGENKGEPIITHGKAMCTDVFFKDVLVQIRDTAFARSDFPVVLSFENHCSKSNQLKMAKYCMDIFGDMLLSKPFEDAPLDPGVSLPSPNRLRKKILIKNKRLKTDIERHQLDQFLREGKLDEEDELNETPEVVGEDSVSPREMPAKENDEAHPELKQNFIAKNLKGFGFSKKQPDSSTSLLTASPTPSSSSMAMSNANNPFSSSTLNSPQPMERSRSEKRSFRQKKGGVFGDELHSDSAALIDFMRTASSRKKKPVLTKEEEERIFAEYHYTGATTNIHPLLSSLVNYTHPVKFSGFDVAEANNLHFHMSSFSESTGLGYLKQSAPEFVNYNKRQSSRIYPKGARVDSSNFLPQIFWNAGCQMVSLNFQTPDVYMQLNMGKFEYNGGSGYLLKPDFLRRPDRTFDPFSESPVDGVIAAHCSVRVISGQFLSDRKIGTYVEVEMYGLPTDTIRKEHKTKVIPGNGLNPVYNEDPFVFRKVVLPELAVLRFAVYDENGKQLGQRILPLDGLQAGYRHISLRSDTNQSFILSPVLFVQIVIKTYVPDELSGLVDALADPRAFLSEQKKRQEALAHMGVDDSDIPDVPNTRNMALRHVKQPPRQNGSSADLLANNGQTGSARGDQTSSMASSTIRSPNEQPQPVAVDKFKVDPIEVDDLRRDKAFAKLLKRFQKELDDLRKKHQKQRDSIQKQQQTNVDKLITNNRRSTKKEKGSRRSLTASVSSGCGSASGTVTVSVCSPSGASCSGYSTGGPSTPVACNSDGTGSPATIGSPVPQDLVNNDRVRSLVNTQTGEWSAMVRRHDEEEFELKKVQLKEQFDLLRKLMSEAQKNQMLALKLRLEAEGKDLKQTQTKKSMEDAKVIQLDKGIKTKAERDRRVKELNEKNLKMFVEERKRLAMKAQKHEEQLTKRHLDQLEQLDKDFHKALDAEVGNYKEEQLAAQPTSVV; the protein is encoded by the exons ATGGCAAAGGAGTTCCAGTTCAATTGGAAGCCCACTATTATCCCTGAACTTCTTCATGGATCGGTTTTCGATCGATATGATGAT GAAAGTACGTGTCTGGAACTAAATGCTCAAGTTCGAATTGACGAGAACGGTTTCTTTCTCCGGTGGCTGATCGAAGGAAAAGATGCTGTCGTACTCGATATGGGCCAAATATGGGAAGCTCGCACGGGCGGCCTACCCAAAGACGGCCGAATTATGTTCGAATTGGAGCAGCGCGGAGCCAGCGAAACGATAGCTGAACGCACGATATGGATCACGCATGGCCAGGATTTAGTCAATGTTCAGTCGTTTTTTCTTGTCGCCGAAAGTGTCGAGTTGGCAAAAACGTGTAGAGCGGGCATTAATGATATTCTAAAGTCGTCCAGAATACGACACGTGTGTCCAACTACCCAATTGATGAAATA CCATACATGGCTCACCATGAATGTCAACGAACGACGAAAAATCCCGATCAAGTTGataatcaaaacattttcgtctggaaaacctgaaaaaatggttcaaaagtgTCTAAATGACTTGGGTCTTGGAGGCGATAAG TACACGCCGGCACGGGTCATCAATCGATCGATGGGCAAGAAGTTTCGGAATTTCTACAAGTGCAGTCGGGGACGAAAACGAAAG GAGCGCGAAGAACTTGACGTCGACATCCTcacctttgaaaaattccagaggCTCTATAACAAGATTTGTCCGAGAACCGAAGTTCAAGAGCTGTTTGttaaatt ATCCGGACAGAAAGAGTACCTAACCAAAGAGCGActcatcaattttctgaatgaaGAACAACGTGATCCACGACTCAACGAGATCCTcttcccattttttgattctcaGCGTATCGTTGCGCTTCtcaaaaaacacgaaaacgaCATAAAATATCAAGAAGATGGAAAAATGTCCGGTGACGGGTTTCTCCGATTCCTGATGTCAGACGAGAACCCGCCAGTGTTTCTAGACCGAATTGAAATGTTTATGGATATGGATCAACCGCTGTGTCACTACTACATCAATAGTTCCCATAACACGTATCTTACCGGACGGCAGTATGGTGGAAAATCGTCTTCTGAGATTTATCGACAAGTTTTGCTCAGCGGATGTAGGTGTATTGAGCTTGATTGTTGGGATGGTACTGGTGAAAATAAAGGAGAACCCATTATCACTCACGGAAAGGCCATGTGCACAGACGTGTTCTTCAAG gaCGTCCTGGTACAAATTCGAGACACCGCATTTGCCCGGTCGGATTTTCCAGTGGTCCTTTCCTTCGAAAACCATTGCTCAAAATCAAATCAGCTGAAAATGGCCAAATATTGTATGGACATTTTTGGAGATATGCTGCTGTCCAAACCGTTTGAAGATGCGCCT CTTGACCCCGGAGTCTCCCTACCTTCTCCAAACCGCCTGCGAAAGAAGATCCTTATCAAAAATAAGCGATTAAAAACCGACATCGAACGTCACCAACTTGACCAATTTCTGCGGGAAGGCAAACTGGACGAGGAGGACGAGCTGAATGAGACGCCCGAAGTTGTCGGAGAGGACTCCGTATCACCtc gtgAAATGCCCGCCAAGGAAAACGACGAAGCACATCCGGAGCTAAAGCAGAATTTcattgctaaaaatttgaaaggattcgggttttcgaaaaaacaa CCTGATTCATCCACTTCATTGCTAACCGCATCACCAACACCGTCCTCTTCATCGATGGCCATGTCAAATGCGAATAATCCGTTCTCCTCCTCAACCCTTAACTCACCCCAACCAATGGAgaggtctcgaagcgaaaagcGATCGTTTCGACAGAAAAAGGGCGGCGTTTTCGGTGACGAACTCCACTCGGACTCGGCCGCACTTATCGATTTTATGCGGACGGCGTCGAGCCGTAAGAAGAAG ccggtACTgacaaaagaagaagaggagcGGATTTTCGCCGAGTATCATTATACCGGGGCAACTACGAATATACATCCGTTACTCTCTTCACTGGTCAATTATACACATCCTGTCAAGTTTTCTGGATTTGACGTTGCGGAAG ccaacaACCTGCACTTCCACATGTCCTCATTTTCTGAGTCAACCGGTCTCGGCTACCTAAAACAATCGGCGCCGGAATTTGTGAACTACAACAAACGACAATCGAGTAGAATTTATCCGAAAGGAGCCAGAGTtgattcttccaattttttgccgCAAATTTTCTGGAACGCCGGATGTCAAATGGTGTCGCTCAACTTTCAAACTCCCGATGTCTACATGCAATTGAACATGGGAAAATTCGAGTACAACGGTGGCTCGGGGTATCTGCTAAAACCAGATTTCCTCCGAAGACCCGACAGAACATTCGACCCATTTTCCGAGAGCCCGGTGGACGGAGTGATTGCAGCACATTGTAGTGTTCGTGTCATCTCGGGTCAATTCCTATCGGATCGCAAAATCGGGACATACGTTGAGGTGGAAATGTACGGACTACCTACTGACACTATTCGTAAGGAGCACAAGACGAAGGTAATACCCGGGAACGGACTGAATCCAGTTTACAACGAGGATCCGTTTGTCTTCCGAAAAGTTGTGCTCCCCGAGCTCGCCGTGCTCCGGTTCGCCGTCTACGATGAGAACGGCAAGCAGCTGGGTCAGCGGATTCTTCCGCTGGATGGGCTTCAGGCAGGATATCGGCATATTTCGCTGAGGTCTGACACGAATCAGAGCTTCATTCTGTCACCTGTGCTCTTTGTGCAAATTGTGATCAAGACTTATGTGCCGGATGAGCTCAGTG GCCTCGTCGATGCTCTCGCCGACCCACGAGCATTCCTCTCGGAGCAGAAAAAAAGGCAGGAAGCCCTGGCTCACATGGGTGTTGACGATAGTGATATTCCTGATGTGCCCAACACCAGGAATATGGCTCTCCGACACGTGAAACAACCTCCAAGGCAGAACGGATCGTCAGCTGATCTGCTGGCAAACAACGGCCAAACTGGGTCGGCTAGGGGTGATCAGACCAGCTCGATGGCTTCAAGTACTATTCGGTCACCCAACGAACAACCGCAGCCAGTGGCTGTGGATAAATTTAAG gttgaCCCAATCGAAGTTGACGATTTACGACGAGACAAAGCTTTTGCAAAATTGCTCAAGAGATTTCAAAAAGAGTTGGATGATCTCAGGAAGAAACATCAGAAGCAGAGGGATAGCATTCAAAAACAGCAG CAAACCAACGTCGACAAGCTCATCACAAATAACCGACGTTccacgaaaaaagaaaaaggctCAAGGAGATCCCTGACGGCTTCAGTATCATCTGGATGTGGAAGTGCATCTGGAACTGTGACTGTCAGTGTTTGCAGTCCTTCTGGCGCGAGTTGCAGTGGGTACTCCACTGGGGGTCCTTCGACACCGGTGGCATGTAACTCTGATGGTACCGGGTCTCCAGCGACTATTGGAAGTCCAGTGCCACAAGATTTGGTCAATAATGATAGG GTCCGATCTCTCGTGAACACTCAAACCGGAGAATGGTCCGCTATGGTCCGTAGACATGACGAGGAAGagtttgagctgaaaaaagtACAGCTCAAAGAGCAATTCGATCTGCTAAG aaaactcaTGAGTGAAGCTCAAAAGAACCAAATGTTGGCTCTGAAGCTCCGGTTAGAAGCCGAAGGGAAAGATCTAAAGCAGACGCAGACGAAAAAAAGCATGGAAGATGCGAAAGTTATTCAATTG gacaAAGGTATTAAGACCAAGGCAGAACGTGATCGTCGTGTCAAGGAACTCAACGAGAAGaacctgaaaatgtttgtGGAGGAGAGGAAGAGATTAGCCatgaa agccCAAAAGCACGAAGAGCAACTCACAAAACGACATCTCGACCAGCTCGAGCAACTAGACAAGGATTTCCATAAGGCCTTGGATGCGGAGGTCGGCAACTACAAAGAAGAGCAACTGGCTGCTCAACCGACTTCTGTCGTTTGA
- the egl-8 gene encoding Phosphoinositide phospholipase C (Confirmed by transcript evidence), translated as MAKEFQFNWKPTIIPELLHGSVFDRYDDESTCLELNAQVRIDENGFFLRWLIEGKDAVVLDMGQIWEARTGGLPKDGRIMFELEQRGASETIAERTIWITHGQDLVNVQSFFLVAESVELAKTCRAGINDILKSSRIRHVCPTTQLMKYHTWLTMNVNERRKIPIKLIIKTFSSGKPEKMVQKCLNDLGLGGDKEREELDVDILTFEKFQRLYNKICPRTEVQELFVKLSGQKEYLTKERLINFLNEEQRDPRLNEILFPFFDSQRIVALLKKHENDIKYQEDGKMSGDGFLRFLMSDENPPVFLDRIEMFMDMDQPLCHYYINSSHNTYLTGRQYGGKSSSEIYRQVLLSGCRCIELDCWDGTGENKGEPIITHGKAMCTDVFFKDVLVQIRDTAFARSDFPVVLSFENHCSKSNQLKMAKYCMDIFGDMLLSKPFEDAPLDPGVSLPSPNRLRKKILIKNKRLKTDIERHQLDQFLREGKLDEEDELNETPEVVGEDSVSPRSGGSGGTGAPEEVDDDTSDDDDDPSVQTSLNVMRTIPTVNTTSNNGSNRSARSSLDTPSPSGGSLMVPDRATSTATSIKNAVLARSPNFSSLRQKLSFKRRQSPLAGDQRAHPEVEQPVSSSSPATPSISGPPPCATSSGSTSSITITTTGCSTSSSGPSKHILGGEMPAKENDEAHPELKQNFIAKNLKGFGFSKKQPDSSTSLLTASPTPSSSSMAMSNANNPFSSSTLNSPQPMERSRSEKRSFRQKKGGVFGDELHSDSAALIDFMRTASSRKKKPVLTKEEEERIFAEYHYTGATTNIHPLLSSLVNYTHPVKFSGFDVAEANNLHFHMSSFSESTGLGYLKQSAPEFVNYNKRQSSRIYPKGARVDSSNFLPQIFWNAGCQMVSLNFQTPDVYMQLNMGKFEYNGGSGYLLKPDFLRRPDRTFDPFSESPVDGVIAAHCSVRVISGQFLSDRKIGTYVEVEMYGLPTDTIRKEHKTKVIPGNGLNPVYNEDPFVFRKVVLPELAVLRFAVYDENGKQLGQRILPLDGLQAGYRHISLRSDTNQSFILSPVLFVQIVIKTYVPDELSGLVDALADPRAFLSEQKKRQEALAHMGVDDSDIPDVPNTRNMALRHVKQPPRQNGSSADLLANNGQTGSARGDQTSSMASSTIRSPNEQPQPVAVDKFKVDPIEVDDLRRDKAFAKLLKRFQKELDDLRKKHQKQRDSIQKQQQTNVDKLITNNRRSTKKEKGSRRSLTASVSSGCGSASGTVTVSVCSPSGASCSGYSTGGPSTPVACNSDGTGSPATIGSPVPQDLVNNDRVRSLVNTQTGEWSAMVRRHDEEEFELKKVQLKEQFDLLRKLMSEAQKNQMLALKLRLEAEGKDLKQTQTKKSMEDAKVIQLDKGIKTKAERDRRVKELNEKNLKMFVEERKRLAMKAQKHEEQLTKRHLDQLEQLDKDFHKALDAEVGNYKEEQLAAQPTSVV; from the exons ATGGCAAAGGAGTTCCAGTTCAATTGGAAGCCCACTATTATCCCTGAACTTCTTCATGGATCGGTTTTCGATCGATATGATGAT GAAAGTACGTGTCTGGAACTAAATGCTCAAGTTCGAATTGACGAGAACGGTTTCTTTCTCCGGTGGCTGATCGAAGGAAAAGATGCTGTCGTACTCGATATGGGCCAAATATGGGAAGCTCGCACGGGCGGCCTACCCAAAGACGGCCGAATTATGTTCGAATTGGAGCAGCGCGGAGCCAGCGAAACGATAGCTGAACGCACGATATGGATCACGCATGGCCAGGATTTAGTCAATGTTCAGTCGTTTTTTCTTGTCGCCGAAAGTGTCGAGTTGGCAAAAACGTGTAGAGCGGGCATTAATGATATTCTAAAGTCGTCCAGAATACGACACGTGTGTCCAACTACCCAATTGATGAAATA CCATACATGGCTCACCATGAATGTCAACGAACGACGAAAAATCCCGATCAAGTTGataatcaaaacattttcgtctggaaaacctgaaaaaatggttcaaaagtgTCTAAATGACTTGGGTCTTGGAGGCGATAAG GAGCGCGAAGAACTTGACGTCGACATCCTcacctttgaaaaattccagaggCTCTATAACAAGATTTGTCCGAGAACCGAAGTTCAAGAGCTGTTTGttaaatt ATCCGGACAGAAAGAGTACCTAACCAAAGAGCGActcatcaattttctgaatgaaGAACAACGTGATCCACGACTCAACGAGATCCTcttcccattttttgattctcaGCGTATCGTTGCGCTTCtcaaaaaacacgaaaacgaCATAAAATATCAAGAAGATGGAAAAATGTCCGGTGACGGGTTTCTCCGATTCCTGATGTCAGACGAGAACCCGCCAGTGTTTCTAGACCGAATTGAAATGTTTATGGATATGGATCAACCGCTGTGTCACTACTACATCAATAGTTCCCATAACACGTATCTTACCGGACGGCAGTATGGTGGAAAATCGTCTTCTGAGATTTATCGACAAGTTTTGCTCAGCGGATGTAGGTGTATTGAGCTTGATTGTTGGGATGGTACTGGTGAAAATAAAGGAGAACCCATTATCACTCACGGAAAGGCCATGTGCACAGACGTGTTCTTCAAG gaCGTCCTGGTACAAATTCGAGACACCGCATTTGCCCGGTCGGATTTTCCAGTGGTCCTTTCCTTCGAAAACCATTGCTCAAAATCAAATCAGCTGAAAATGGCCAAATATTGTATGGACATTTTTGGAGATATGCTGCTGTCCAAACCGTTTGAAGATGCGCCT CTTGACCCCGGAGTCTCCCTACCTTCTCCAAACCGCCTGCGAAAGAAGATCCTTATCAAAAATAAGCGATTAAAAACCGACATCGAACGTCACCAACTTGACCAATTTCTGCGGGAAGGCAAACTGGACGAGGAGGACGAGCTGAATGAGACGCCCGAAGTTGTCGGAGAGGACTCCGTATCACCtc GAAGCGGCGGGAGCGGTGGCACCGGAGCCCCGGAAGAAGTGGATGATGACACGTCCGACGACGACGATGACCCGTCGGTTCAGACATCGCTGAACGTGATGCGCACCATCCCGACCGTGAACACCACATCGAACAACGGATCGAATCGATCGGCAAGAAGTTCACTGGACACCCCATCCCCATCCGGTGGGAGCCTGATGGTTCCAGATAGGGCAACATCGACAGCGACGTCGATCAAGAACGCCGTGCTCGCGAGGTCTCCGAACTTCTCCTCGTTGAGACAAAAGTTGTCGTTCAAGCGGAGACAATCACCACTAG CAGGCGATCAGCGTGCTCATCCGGAAGTCGAGCAACCCGTGAGCTCATCCTCTCCAGCCACACCGTCCATCAGCGGACCCCCGCCGTGTGCCACGTCATCAGGTTCAACGTCATCAATCACTATTACCACAACGGGATGCTCCACGTCATCGTCGGGACCCTCAAAACATATTCTAGGGG gtgAAATGCCCGCCAAGGAAAACGACGAAGCACATCCGGAGCTAAAGCAGAATTTcattgctaaaaatttgaaaggattcgggttttcgaaaaaacaa CCTGATTCATCCACTTCATTGCTAACCGCATCACCAACACCGTCCTCTTCATCGATGGCCATGTCAAATGCGAATAATCCGTTCTCCTCCTCAACCCTTAACTCACCCCAACCAATGGAgaggtctcgaagcgaaaagcGATCGTTTCGACAGAAAAAGGGCGGCGTTTTCGGTGACGAACTCCACTCGGACTCGGCCGCACTTATCGATTTTATGCGGACGGCGTCGAGCCGTAAGAAGAAG ccggtACTgacaaaagaagaagaggagcGGATTTTCGCCGAGTATCATTATACCGGGGCAACTACGAATATACATCCGTTACTCTCTTCACTGGTCAATTATACACATCCTGTCAAGTTTTCTGGATTTGACGTTGCGGAAG ccaacaACCTGCACTTCCACATGTCCTCATTTTCTGAGTCAACCGGTCTCGGCTACCTAAAACAATCGGCGCCGGAATTTGTGAACTACAACAAACGACAATCGAGTAGAATTTATCCGAAAGGAGCCAGAGTtgattcttccaattttttgccgCAAATTTTCTGGAACGCCGGATGTCAAATGGTGTCGCTCAACTTTCAAACTCCCGATGTCTACATGCAATTGAACATGGGAAAATTCGAGTACAACGGTGGCTCGGGGTATCTGCTAAAACCAGATTTCCTCCGAAGACCCGACAGAACATTCGACCCATTTTCCGAGAGCCCGGTGGACGGAGTGATTGCAGCACATTGTAGTGTTCGTGTCATCTCGGGTCAATTCCTATCGGATCGCAAAATCGGGACATACGTTGAGGTGGAAATGTACGGACTACCTACTGACACTATTCGTAAGGAGCACAAGACGAAGGTAATACCCGGGAACGGACTGAATCCAGTTTACAACGAGGATCCGTTTGTCTTCCGAAAAGTTGTGCTCCCCGAGCTCGCCGTGCTCCGGTTCGCCGTCTACGATGAGAACGGCAAGCAGCTGGGTCAGCGGATTCTTCCGCTGGATGGGCTTCAGGCAGGATATCGGCATATTTCGCTGAGGTCTGACACGAATCAGAGCTTCATTCTGTCACCTGTGCTCTTTGTGCAAATTGTGATCAAGACTTATGTGCCGGATGAGCTCAGTG GCCTCGTCGATGCTCTCGCCGACCCACGAGCATTCCTCTCGGAGCAGAAAAAAAGGCAGGAAGCCCTGGCTCACATGGGTGTTGACGATAGTGATATTCCTGATGTGCCCAACACCAGGAATATGGCTCTCCGACACGTGAAACAACCTCCAAGGCAGAACGGATCGTCAGCTGATCTGCTGGCAAACAACGGCCAAACTGGGTCGGCTAGGGGTGATCAGACCAGCTCGATGGCTTCAAGTACTATTCGGTCACCCAACGAACAACCGCAGCCAGTGGCTGTGGATAAATTTAAG gttgaCCCAATCGAAGTTGACGATTTACGACGAGACAAAGCTTTTGCAAAATTGCTCAAGAGATTTCAAAAAGAGTTGGATGATCTCAGGAAGAAACATCAGAAGCAGAGGGATAGCATTCAAAAACAGCAG CAAACCAACGTCGACAAGCTCATCACAAATAACCGACGTTccacgaaaaaagaaaaaggctCAAGGAGATCCCTGACGGCTTCAGTATCATCTGGATGTGGAAGTGCATCTGGAACTGTGACTGTCAGTGTTTGCAGTCCTTCTGGCGCGAGTTGCAGTGGGTACTCCACTGGGGGTCCTTCGACACCGGTGGCATGTAACTCTGATGGTACCGGGTCTCCAGCGACTATTGGAAGTCCAGTGCCACAAGATTTGGTCAATAATGATAGG GTCCGATCTCTCGTGAACACTCAAACCGGAGAATGGTCCGCTATGGTCCGTAGACATGACGAGGAAGagtttgagctgaaaaaagtACAGCTCAAAGAGCAATTCGATCTGCTAAG aaaactcaTGAGTGAAGCTCAAAAGAACCAAATGTTGGCTCTGAAGCTCCGGTTAGAAGCCGAAGGGAAAGATCTAAAGCAGACGCAGACGAAAAAAAGCATGGAAGATGCGAAAGTTATTCAATTG gacaAAGGTATTAAGACCAAGGCAGAACGTGATCGTCGTGTCAAGGAACTCAACGAGAAGaacctgaaaatgtttgtGGAGGAGAGGAAGAGATTAGCCatgaa agccCAAAAGCACGAAGAGCAACTCACAAAACGACATCTCGACCAGCTCGAGCAACTAGACAAGGATTTCCATAAGGCCTTGGATGCGGAGGTCGGCAACTACAAAGAAGAGCAACTGGCTGCTCAACCGACTTCTGTCGTTTGA